In a single window of the Biomphalaria glabrata chromosome 5, xgBioGlab47.1, whole genome shotgun sequence genome:
- the LOC106064982 gene encoding peroxisomal biogenesis factor 3-like isoform X2, with protein MLARLWGCLKRHKRKFFFFGTVFGGSWLMYKFIWRKIKEIRDEEDKQYLIYVRRQHHFDSNQRTCNMTVLGMVPNLREVLIKSLDTEEVKDMLKLNPPNKIDLWEELKIMSVTRTLAAVYGTCMLSVMLRVQLNIVGGYLYLDTLHPPAAQKTETVHSSIIPAKVQERYLSLIKQFIEEGFIDFTHFLRLAVIKEIGSLSLKELVTLDNLSTVFENIRERVECGVDKATLSLYPFLLKSEQVPDISKTSVLNSEDELLERLVIETRDILESSDFHTVLKESIDRGYHCVLDGLADHYKQQINAEGQNKDIHHVSIAIAKLIPVINALMFNICGDAPNRFIQELLLMEELKQLAANVYEAFSQDPSEKVSI; from the exons gcAGCTGGTTAATGTATAAatttatttggagaaaaattaaagaaattcgAGATGAAGAAGACAAACAGTATTTAATCTATGTGAG GAGACAGCATCATTTTGATAGCAATCAAAGAACGTGCAACATGACAG TTTTAGGAATGGTTCCCAACCTTCGTGAAGTTTTAATCAAATCCTTAGACACAGAAGAAGTAAAAGATATGCTCAaattaaa CCCTCCAAACAAAATTGACCTTTGGGAAGAACTAAAAATAATGA GCGTCACTCGTACGTTAGCTGCAGTGTACGGAACATGTATGTTGTCTGTCATGTTGAGGGTCCAGTTGAACATTGTTGGAGGCTACCTTTACCTTGACACACTTCATCCCCCTGCTGCTCAG AAAACTGAAACAGTTCACAGCAGTATCATACCAGCTAAAGTACAAGAAAGATATTTATCACTAATTAAACAGTTCATTGAAGAAG GATTTATAGATTTCACCCACTTTTTGAGATTAGCAGTTATCAAAGAAATTGGAAG CCTTTCACTCAAAGAACTTGTGACACTGGATAATTTATCCACAGTCTTTGAGAACATCAGAGAAAGAGTGGAGTGTGGGGTTGACAAGGCAACACTTTCTCTCTATCCATTTTTACTAAAAAGCGAGCAAGTGCCTGACATTTCTAAGACT TCTGTGTTAAACTCAGAAGATGAATTATTAGAAAGACTTGTTATTGAAACAAGAGACATTTTAGAAAG TTCTGACTTCCATACCGTGTTGAAAGAAAGTATAGACAGAGGCTATCATTGTGTTTTGGATGGTTTGGCAGACCATTACAAGCAGCAAATCAATGCTGAAGGACAGAATAAAGA caTTCATCATGTTTCCATAGCGATAGCAAAATTAATCCCTGTAATCAATGCTTTGATGTTCAACATTTGTGGCGATGCACCTAATAGATTTATTCAG GAACTCCTACTTATGGAAGAACTCAAGCAGTTGGCAGCTAATGTTTATGAAGCTTTCAGTCAGGACCCAAGTGAAAAAGTTTCCATATGa
- the LOC106064979 gene encoding DNA excision repair protein ERCC-8-like, translating into MSSVSQRANHHALLHRLTNQSNGLLKPLKLQRSVVSYFMQHLELSRNKDFKTVHSSAINDVNIDLTENRYLLSGGADGTIAIHDLENLTDIDEINHSRTYKLVCSVSPGNRNAHKRSIETVQWYPLDTGIFTSSGTDRLLKIWDTNTLKTAEEYNFSGVVHCHQMSSIATKHNLIAIGTDSSIVKLVDPRAGSATHSLRGHKDGGVRAVSWSNKDEFLLATGGVDNFAILWDVRTAKGCLMKLQDKKKKKSGFTPDTTHDGSVNGLHFTADGLHLATVGTDQKFFLWNVYTGKKLPMNFPALSHIKRRCIKFYLTKGGSDNHAFIPTGSSISTFSLSLPSSKSKHLYGHYNSVNCCTYQEQGNQLISGGNDQKILAWTHKGDQDFEEYLCDRQVEKMETKVKRNLEEVLELPPIQTIPEAIAQTLDTWSDDEI; encoded by the exons ATGAGCTCAGTTTCACAGAGGGCAAACCATCATGCACTACTTCATAGACTTACAAACCAAAGTAATGGCTTACTAAAACCCCTCAAACTCCAGAGGTCTGTTGTTTCTTACTTTATGCAGCATCTTGAGCTAAGCAGaaacaaagattttaaaacagTACATTCCAGTGCCATCAATGATGTCAATATTGATCTAACAGAAAACAGATA CTTGTTATCTGGTGGAGCAGATGGAACAATAGCAATCCATGATTTAGAAAATTTAACAGACATTGATGAAATTAACCATAGCCGGACTTACAAACTGGTGTGCTCAGTGTCACCAGGTAATAGAAATGCACACAAACGAAGCATAGAAACAGTCCAGTGGTATCCACTAGACACTGGCATCTTTACATCTAGTGGAACTGACAGACTATTGAAAATTTGGGATACAAACACCTTGAAA aCTGCTGAGGAATATAATTTTAGTGGCGTCGTACACTGTCATCAAATGTCTTCCATAGCTACCAAACACAATTTGATAGCTATTGGAACAGATAGCTCTATTGTTAAACTAGTAGACCCAAGAGCTGGTTCAGCCACACATTCACTCAGGGGCCATAAGGATGGGGGAGTTCGGGCAGTTTCATGGTCAAATAAAGATGAGTTTTTATTGGCCACTGGAGG TGTTGACAATTTTGCAATTTTATGGGATGTTCGAACAGCTAAAGGATGTCTGATGAAGTTACaagacaaaaagaagaaaaagtcgGGTTTCACTCCAG ACACTACTCATGATGGTTCAGTGAATGGTCTTCATTTTACTGCTGATGGTCTTCACCTTGCCACGGTTGGCACTGATCAAAAGTTCTTTTTGTGGAATGTCTATACTGGGAAGAAGTTGCCAATGAACTTTCCTGCTCTTAGTCACATCAAGAGAAGatgtatcaagttttacctcacCAAAGGGGGCTCTGACAATCATGCATTCATTCCTACTGGGTCCAGCATATCAACCTTCAGTTTATCATTGCCATCATCCAAGAGTAAACATTTGTATGGTCACTACAACAGTGTCAACTGCTGCACATATCAGGAGCAAGGAAACCAGCTAATAAGTGGGGGCAATGACCAGAAAATTTTAGCCTGGACTCACAAAGGAGATCAAGACTTTGAAGAGTATTTATGTGACAGGCAGGTAGAAAAGATGGAAACTAAAGTCAAAAGGAACCTTGAAGAAGTTTTAGAGTTGCCCCCAATACAGACCATCCCAGAGGCCATTGCTCAGACTTTAGATACATGGAGTGATGATGAAATATAG